A window from Lactobacillus intestinalis encodes these proteins:
- a CDS encoding prenyltransferase: MNKTITWEAFYNLSEIFIAPLNLIWFIFAGAITYQNFHYVDLINIVLCFIDVFLFDLAVNIADDYFDYKNGKDEHFLTVTNTIGRMHLSLPAVKKLMITMYILSAIPGIFLVMRTGWQVLLLGIIGYFFGIFYTAGPKPFNATGFCELIVSVMISIFIIEVGVYIGSYNYAPFTWKVLLTTFLKCLPITFLFFATQLANNTCDLREDLINGRRTLASYLGKDRSIKLLKILTILGFLTPIFLLIFQQINWIVALIVLLTPFLWKNLQVFFNNLDKQKTYLLFIKNESLYFTIYIALFTLVAIFGY, from the coding sequence ATGAATAAAACAATCACTTGGGAAGCATTCTACAATCTATCGGAAATTTTCATTGCCCCACTCAACCTAATTTGGTTCATTTTTGCCGGAGCCATCACTTATCAAAATTTTCACTATGTTGATTTAATTAATATCGTACTCTGCTTCATTGACGTCTTTTTATTTGATTTAGCCGTTAATATTGCGGATGACTATTTTGACTACAAAAATGGAAAAGATGAACATTTCCTAACCGTCACTAACACAATTGGTCGAATGCATCTTTCCCTTCCTGCAGTTAAAAAATTGATGATCACAATGTACATTTTATCGGCAATTCCGGGAATTTTTCTGGTAATGCGCACTGGTTGGCAAGTCCTTTTATTGGGAATTATCGGCTACTTTTTCGGAATATTTTATACAGCAGGTCCCAAGCCTTTCAATGCCACTGGATTTTGTGAATTGATTGTATCGGTTATGATCTCGATCTTTATTATCGAAGTTGGAGTCTACATCGGAAGTTACAATTATGCGCCATTTACTTGGAAAGTTCTGCTTACTACTTTCCTGAAATGCCTTCCGATTACCTTTTTGTTTTTTGCTACACAGCTCGCCAACAATACCTGTGATTTACGTGAAGACCTTATTAATGGGCGCCGAACTTTGGCAAGCTATTTAGGAAAAGACAGATCAATTAAATTACTTAAAATTTTGACTATTTTAGGATTCCTCACCCCTATCTTTCTATTAATTTTCCAGCAAATTAATTGGATTGTTGCTTTAATCGTCCTCTTAACTCCGTTTCTTTGGAAAAATCTGCAAGTCTTTTTTAACAACCTCGATAAACAAAAGACCTATCTTTTATTCATCAAAAATGAATCCCTTTATTTCACCATTTATATTGCTCTTTTTACCTTAGTTGCAATTTTTGGATACTAA
- a CDS encoding M48 family metallopeptidase: MLYKQISQNKRNTVIIMVLFGILMLAISALFANFLTIWAGVIFFIIAIGYVLYTYFDATEHLMKVTGGVQLNKESAPEIYEMVEELCLAAGMPMPKLYVVPDSDPNAFATGRNPEHASLALTQGLLEIMNKQEVQGVIGHELSHIRNYDTRVTVIASAIVNLIYGTGIGLTVLAYGMITSKSKGIIALIIKLFCCLLGFIGLIIIVFGIPISKLLFLLVSRQREYLADVGSVDLTREPSGIISALQKLEDLENQDLLQSPDKNNLMLNSLSFNLPHVHSWWLRLMSDHPPLDKRIERLKNSDKV, translated from the coding sequence ATGCTTTATAAGCAAATAAGCCAAAATAAGCGCAACACCGTCATTATTATGGTGCTTTTTGGTATTTTAATGTTGGCCATTAGTGCGCTGTTTGCTAATTTTTTAACGATATGGGCTGGTGTGATTTTCTTTATTATTGCGATTGGATATGTCCTTTATACATATTTCGATGCAACTGAGCACCTGATGAAGGTGACGGGTGGCGTGCAACTCAATAAAGAAAGTGCACCTGAAATTTACGAAATGGTGGAGGAGCTGTGTTTGGCAGCAGGGATGCCGATGCCAAAACTTTATGTTGTGCCTGATTCTGATCCCAATGCTTTTGCCACTGGACGTAATCCTGAGCATGCAAGTTTGGCCTTAACTCAAGGATTGCTTGAAATAATGAATAAGCAAGAAGTTCAAGGAGTGATTGGGCATGAGCTGTCTCATATTCGGAACTATGATACTCGCGTAACCGTCATTGCTAGTGCGATTGTAAATTTGATTTATGGGACAGGAATCGGATTGACTGTGCTAGCTTATGGAATGATCACGAGCAAGTCAAAAGGAATTATTGCTCTCATTATCAAACTGTTTTGTTGTTTATTAGGATTTATCGGCTTAATTATTATTGTCTTTGGAATTCCAATTTCAAAGTTGCTATTTTTATTAGTATCGCGCCAACGTGAATACTTAGCCGATGTTGGGAGCGTTGATTTGACTCGGGAACCATCAGGGATTATTTCTGCTTTACAAAAACTAGAAGATTTAGAAAATCAAGATCTGCTTCAATCACCTGATAAAAACAATTTGATGCTTAATAGCCTGTCATTTAATTTACCCCATGTTCACTCATGGTGGCTAAGATTAATGTCAGATCATCCACCATTAGATAAACGAATTGAACGCCTGAAAAATAGCGATAAAGTTTAA
- the dhaK gene encoding dihydroxyacetone kinase subunit DhaK has protein sequence MKKIINNPHDVVAEMVSGMTRSYPQFIEKIPDTEAVVRSNKESMKGKVGIVSGGGSGHEPTHAGYVGKGMLSAAVCGQVFTSPTPDQIYAAIKAVNQGQGVYLVVKNYSGDVMNFDMAKDLADMDDIPVKTIVVDDDIAVENSLYTQGRRGVAGTLFMHKVLGAAAQQGASLDEIDALAKKVLPNIKTIAVALSAATNPEVGKPGFTLKEDEIEYGVGIHSEPGYRREKIKPSKDLVEELVGKLNDEMHLDGNKKYACLVNGMGATPLMEQFIFANDVLNKLEEFNIKPSFMKVGNYMTSLDMAGISLTLFEIKDNKWLDYLNFPVETIAW, from the coding sequence ATGAAAAAGATCATTAATAATCCTCATGATGTCGTTGCAGAAATGGTTTCTGGAATGACACGTTCTTATCCGCAATTCATTGAAAAGATTCCTGACACTGAAGCTGTGGTTCGCTCCAATAAGGAATCAATGAAAGGGAAGGTCGGCATCGTCAGCGGTGGTGGCTCTGGTCACGAACCAACCCATGCAGGTTATGTTGGCAAAGGGATGCTTAGTGCGGCTGTGTGCGGTCAAGTCTTTACTTCACCCACTCCCGATCAGATTTATGCAGCAATTAAAGCCGTCAATCAAGGCCAAGGCGTATATTTAGTCGTCAAAAATTACTCTGGTGACGTGATGAATTTTGATATGGCGAAGGATTTAGCCGATATGGATGACATTCCAGTAAAAACTATCGTAGTGGACGATGATATTGCCGTTGAAAATAGTTTGTATACTCAAGGACGCCGTGGTGTTGCAGGGACTTTATTTATGCATAAAGTCTTAGGTGCTGCTGCTCAACAAGGGGCTAGCTTAGATGAAATCGATGCTTTGGCTAAGAAGGTTTTGCCTAATATCAAAACGATCGCTGTAGCTCTCTCGGCTGCAACCAATCCCGAAGTAGGGAAACCAGGTTTTACGTTAAAAGAGGACGAGATTGAATATGGTGTTGGAATTCATAGTGAGCCAGGATATCGTCGCGAAAAGATTAAGCCGTCAAAAGACCTCGTTGAAGAGCTCGTGGGTAAATTAAACGATGAAATGCATTTAGATGGCAATAAAAAGTATGCCTGCCTTGTTAACGGAATGGGTGCTACACCTTTGATGGAGCAATTTATTTTTGCTAACGATGTACTTAATAAGCTCGAAGAATTCAACATCAAGCCAAGCTTTATGAAGGTTGGTAATTACATGACGTCCCTGGACATGGCCGGAATTTCGCTTACTTTATTCGAAATTAAAGATAATAAGTGGCTTGACTATTTGAATTTCCCAGTTGAGACGATTGCGTGGTAG
- the dhaL gene encoding dihydroxyacetone kinase subunit DhaL produces MTLTVDTLTSWMNNFANKIEENAQHLSDLDTPIGDGDHGFNMSRGMKAVKEKLATKPVDVTSAFKTIAMALISTVGGASGPLYGTAFLEMAKKSTTTNDLGELLDAALAGIEKRGGAKPGDKTMVDVWAKLVPDVKNGTLTEDKIHEAVVATKDMVAKKGRASYLGERSKEHVDPGSESSGYLFEAMLETEGLL; encoded by the coding sequence ATGACATTAACTGTTGATACTTTAACAAGTTGGATGAACAACTTTGCTAATAAGATTGAAGAAAATGCACAACACTTAAGTGATTTGGATACGCCAATTGGAGATGGCGATCATGGCTTCAATATGAGTCGCGGGATGAAAGCTGTTAAAGAAAAGCTTGCTACTAAACCTGTTGATGTAACGAGTGCCTTTAAAACTATTGCAATGGCATTGATTTCTACTGTTGGTGGGGCATCAGGCCCACTTTACGGGACTGCTTTTCTTGAAATGGCAAAAAAGAGTACTACTACCAATGACCTGGGTGAATTATTGGATGCTGCCCTGGCAGGCATTGAAAAGCGTGGAGGTGCTAAACCCGGAGATAAGACAATGGTTGACGTTTGGGCGAAGTTAGTACCCGATGTTAAAAACGGCACTTTAACCGAGGATAAAATTCATGAAGCTGTTGTGGCTACTAAAGACATGGTCGCTAAAAAAGGACGTGCAAGTTATTTAGGTGAACGTTCAAAAGAGCATGTTGATCCCGGTTCAGAATCAAGTGGTTATCTTTTTGAAGCCATGCTTGAAACGGAGGGGCTATTATGA
- a CDS encoding restriction endonuclease subunit S translates to MLDLAMRGKLVEQDPIDEPASVLLEKIKAEKEQLIKEKKIKRSKPLPPITDEEKPFEIPDSWEWVRLGEVLTILRGGSPRPIKKYLTDSPNSINWIKIGDSTVNSKYIDHAAEKIIPEGLDKTREVHKGDFLLSNSMSFGRPYILKIDGAVHDGWLILSDYDKLFDKNYLYYLLSSNFVNFQFKSLATGSTVKNLNRDRVAHTIALVPPLLEQKRIIKKINYLLTKLNIKLY, encoded by the coding sequence GTGTTAGATTTAGCTATGCGCGGAAAATTGGTTGAGCAAGATCCAATCGATGAGCCAGCAAGTGTATTGCTTGAGAAGATTAAGGCTGAGAAGGAACAGTTGATTAAAGAGAAGAAGATCAAAAGGAGTAAACCACTTCCGCCGATTACTGATGAAGAGAAACCATTTGAAATTCCTGATAGTTGGGAATGGGTTAGATTGGGGGAAGTGTTGACTATTTTACGAGGAGGCTCTCCGCGTCCAATTAAAAAATATTTAACTGATTCTCCGAATAGCATAAATTGGATAAAAATTGGCGATAGTACTGTTAATAGTAAATATATTGATCATGCAGCGGAAAAAATAATTCCTGAAGGGCTTGATAAAACACGAGAAGTACATAAGGGCGATTTCTTATTATCAAATTCTATGAGTTTTGGGAGACCATATATTTTAAAAATAGATGGGGCCGTCCATGATGGTTGGTTAATTTTATCTGATTATGATAAATTGTTTGATAAAAACTATCTTTACTATCTCTTATCTTCTAATTTTGTTAATTTTCAATTTAAATCTTTAGCAACAGGGTCTACAGTTAAAAATTTAAATAGAGATAGGGTTGCTCATACTATAGCATTAGTTCCCCCACTTTTAGAGCAAAAGCGTATTATTAAAAAGATAAATTATCTACTTACTAAGTTAAATATTAAATTATATTAG
- a CDS encoding P-loop NTPase fold protein, with protein sequence MSINKFREFIKVGYSIIRELCKKVISPYIFTFIVISIWIIQLVYAEGWINQTIGNFSNFGNFTIILFIILIIDYIYNSHIASFRGIPEITPWDLILFSFLSISLVTLGIFTIRKLLFINCIIYIIIFIISLILMFCRIFKITKARIVHANQKQKSTLYELKDLEDPIPWKKADGLILINEKASTYDLLDRKNVELLLKNTISKYSVAHSTVVGLIGEWGAGKTTLLNLVKKDLKKEDFVFANQDFDVWLFGSQEALIKGLYDFILNGLGIRYNSIVNDKFLESIAHVVAGIPKAGNLLSSLLTDRSYKDVMTLKEKLSKYIQSSNKHYVICIENLDRASDKQVILLLKLISTVFDLPNVTYVLLYSESRMNQILKENNDINQSYLDKVVNFEVKMPLEFNRKKCIVWLRNVLLSYGVSQQDLKQYDFVLNFIAYDLKDIRDLKRIINSVFSFMIISDTLRLNLPQLLAIQYIYYSNSELYEEIKTHQEMFVFEDTYGPYSKKELNDEENKYFTNLDKKYSNYVSLLMNLFPKFKKHNSCIMNYNETENSLKNVSISTQRYFKAYFYLTENSYVDINYRVRHFVEDINSGKDINLVWSNFLDKRDHQSEDLLTELYLFLKVDDIPSYQDRATLSEVLFNSLVDKNNQLTLDNLQITYIIGKLIGEVDEDQFLKFENMICHHYEALEIVRLITELLEETWGGISKNLSRNRHEMSKIYDKMRKEIFDKKINLFQDKYYSWRNATGMYDYFNENNIPASKYLNKIASKDNVYRILFDCIIIGYNGKGKETYRFDMNNLRKYIDFDNVPRLKETLNGISENNTNNTDRKKVQEVLLIAAQQEKSNQSEKSKLTTHYDDNPISPNKL encoded by the coding sequence TTGAGTATAAATAAATTTAGAGAGTTTATTAAAGTTGGTTATTCTATTATTCGAGAATTATGTAAAAAGGTTATTTCTCCTTATATATTTACTTTTATAGTCATTAGCATTTGGATAATTCAGTTAGTTTATGCTGAAGGCTGGATAAATCAAACAATTGGAAATTTTTCTAACTTTGGGAACTTTACTATTATCTTATTTATTATTTTAATAATAGATTATATTTATAACAGTCATATCGCATCATTTAGAGGCATTCCTGAAATAACTCCGTGGGATTTAATTCTTTTTAGTTTTTTGAGTATATCCTTGGTAACATTAGGGATTTTTACAATTCGAAAGTTGTTATTTATTAATTGTATAATTTACATAATTATTTTCATAATATCTTTGATATTAATGTTTTGTCGAATTTTCAAAATAACTAAAGCAAGAATAGTACATGCAAATCAAAAACAAAAGAGCACATTATATGAGCTTAAAGATTTAGAGGATCCTATTCCATGGAAAAAAGCTGATGGCCTAATTCTAATAAATGAAAAAGCAAGCACTTACGACTTATTAGATAGAAAAAATGTAGAATTATTGTTAAAGAATACAATATCAAAATATTCTGTTGCTCATTCTACAGTAGTTGGACTCATTGGTGAGTGGGGAGCAGGTAAAACTACGCTTTTGAATCTGGTTAAAAAGGATCTTAAGAAAGAAGATTTTGTTTTTGCTAATCAAGATTTTGATGTATGGCTTTTTGGCTCACAAGAAGCTTTAATTAAGGGATTATATGATTTTATTCTCAACGGATTAGGAATAAGATACAATTCGATAGTTAATGATAAATTCTTAGAGAGTATTGCGCATGTGGTTGCTGGAATTCCAAAAGCTGGAAATCTACTCTCTTCTCTTTTGACAGATAGATCATATAAAGATGTAATGACCTTAAAAGAAAAGTTATCTAAGTATATCCAAAGTTCAAATAAGCATTATGTGATTTGTATAGAAAATTTAGACAGGGCTAGTGATAAGCAGGTTATATTACTTCTAAAGTTAATTAGTACAGTTTTTGATCTACCTAATGTTACTTATGTTTTATTATATTCTGAAAGCCGAATGAATCAGATTCTTAAAGAAAATAATGATATAAATCAATCATATTTAGATAAAGTTGTAAATTTCGAAGTTAAAATGCCTTTAGAATTCAATCGAAAAAAATGTATAGTATGGCTTCGGAATGTATTACTTTCTTATGGAGTATCACAACAAGACTTAAAACAATATGATTTTGTATTGAATTTTATTGCTTATGATTTAAAAGATATTCGTGATTTGAAGAGAATTATAAACTCTGTATTTTCTTTTATGATAATTTCGGATACTTTAAGACTTAACTTGCCACAATTATTAGCTATCCAATACATATATTATTCTAATAGTGAACTTTATGAAGAAATAAAAACACATCAGGAAATGTTTGTTTTTGAAGATACTTATGGCCCTTATAGTAAAAAAGAACTGAATGATGAAGAAAATAAGTATTTCACAAATCTGGATAAAAAATATAGTAATTATGTCAGCCTTTTGATGAATTTGTTTCCAAAATTCAAAAAACATAATTCGTGCATAATGAATTACAATGAAACTGAAAATAGTTTAAAAAATGTTTCTATTAGTACTCAACGTTATTTTAAGGCCTATTTTTATTTGACTGAAAATAGTTATGTGGATATTAATTATAGAGTTCGCCACTTTGTTGAAGATATTAATAGTGGTAAAGATATTAACCTTGTATGGTCAAATTTTTTAGATAAAAGAGATCATCAATCTGAAGATTTATTAACAGAATTGTATTTGTTTTTAAAAGTTGATGACATACCTAGTTATCAAGATAGGGCAACACTATCTGAAGTATTGTTCAATTCTCTAGTAGATAAAAATAATCAGCTAACTTTGGATAACTTACAAATTACATATATTATTGGTAAGTTGATTGGTGAAGTAGATGAAGATCAATTCCTAAAGTTTGAAAATATGATTTGTCATCATTATGAAGCATTAGAAATTGTTAGACTAATAACTGAATTGCTTGAAGAAACTTGGGGAGGAATATCTAAAAATTTGAGCAGAAATCGACATGAAATGTCAAAGATTTATGATAAAATGAGAAAAGAAATTTTTGATAAAAAAATTAATCTATTTCAGGATAAATATTATTCTTGGAGAAATGCGACTGGAATGTATGATTATTTTAATGAAAATAATATTCCAGCAAGTAAGTATTTAAATAAAATTGCATCGAAAGATAATGTATATAGAATTTTGTTTGATTGCATAATAATAGGTTATAATGGTAAAGGGAAAGAAACATATCGTTTTGATATGAATAATCTGAGAAAATATATTGACTTTGATAATGTACCGCGATTGAAAGAAACTTTAAATGGTATTTCTGAAAATAATACTAATAATACTGATCGCAAAAAAGTGCAAGAAGTTCTTTTAATTGCTGCTCAACAAGAAAAAAGTAATCAGAGTGAGAAATCAAAATTAACAACTCATTATGATGATAATCCTATTAGTCCAAATAAGTTATAA
- a CDS encoding DUF1828 domain-containing protein has product MKAFDLQKQYLEWYKAKSSFKNLNSKIVRIDVPFLDSFSDEVTMYAIENSNNTITLTDDGWTIDNLESLGVYISKSVNRKRIFNQKLMTFGIKNENDELTITVPLSKFPDAKNRLLQAMLSVNDMFMLSKNNTKSLFIEDVGNFLEENQIRATPDVSFSGASRMTFNFDFLISGYKKIPTRLIKTLSSPNNSMFAKVALTDILQTREIRQNSEYYVFLNDTNKENTKTPKIIRPEIQQMFKENNITTVLYSKRNEVLDQLKA; this is encoded by the coding sequence ATGAAGGCATTTGATTTACAAAAGCAATACTTAGAGTGGTACAAAGCTAAATCCTCTTTTAAAAATTTAAACTCAAAAATTGTTCGAATTGATGTACCTTTCCTTGATAGCTTTTCAGATGAAGTGACAATGTATGCCATTGAGAACTCTAATAATACTATTACTCTCACAGATGATGGATGGACAATAGATAATTTAGAATCTTTAGGTGTTTACATTTCCAAGTCCGTTAATCGAAAGCGGATATTTAATCAGAAGTTAATGACATTTGGTATAAAAAACGAAAATGATGAACTAACAATTACTGTCCCTCTTTCCAAATTTCCTGATGCAAAAAACAGACTTTTACAGGCTATGTTATCTGTAAATGACATGTTCATGTTATCCAAAAATAATACAAAGTCTCTTTTTATAGAAGATGTGGGAAATTTTTTAGAAGAAAATCAAATTCGTGCTACACCTGATGTATCATTTTCTGGTGCAAGTAGAATGACTTTTAATTTTGACTTTCTTATCTCTGGATATAAAAAAATCCCAACACGTTTAATTAAAACTCTTAGTAGCCCAAATAATAGTATGTTTGCCAAAGTTGCTCTTACTGATATTTTGCAAACTAGAGAAATTCGCCAAAATTCAGAATATTATGTCTTTTTAAATGACACAAATAAAGAAAATACAAAAACACCTAAGATTATTCGACCAGAGATACAACAAATGTTTAAAGAAAATAACATCACTACTGTTCTTTACAGTAAACGTAATGAAGTATTAGATCAACTAAAGGCTTAA
- a CDS encoding restriction endonuclease subunit S: protein MKTNSLDFDAQALREKILDLAMRGKLVKQDPNDEPASVLLEKIKAEKAELIKEKKIKKSKLLPEITDDEKPFDIPDSWEWVRLGEIGNYIQRGRSPKYDKESLDHPIISQKCVQWNSINIEDAKHITEDFFKKLEPYRFIQKNDILWNSTGTGTVGRLNIVKDNYNHVPVDSHVTLMRMNQFIDSDYIYYFLRSPQIQKNLGDYLTGTTKQKELGLTNILKINIPLPPLSEQSRIAAKIAELFALLHKVESLLK from the coding sequence ATGAAGACTAATAGTTTAGATTTTGATGCACAGGCTTTAAGAGAAAAAATCTTGGACTTGGCCATGCGCGGAAAATTGGTTAAACAAGATCCCAACGATGAACCAGCAAGTGTGCTGCTGGAGAAGATTAAGGCTGAAAAAGCAGAACTTATTAAAGAGAAGAAGATCAAGAAGAGCAAGCTCCTTCCTGAAATTACCGATGATGAAAAACCGTTTGACATCCCTGATAGCTGGGAATGGGTGAGATTGGGAGAAATTGGAAATTATATTCAACGAGGAAGATCTCCAAAATATGATAAAGAATCTTTAGATCATCCTATAATTTCTCAAAAATGTGTTCAGTGGAACTCAATTAATATTGAAGATGCTAAACATATAACAGAAGATTTTTTCAAAAAATTAGAACCTTATCGTTTTATTCAAAAAAATGATATCCTTTGGAATTCTACGGGTACAGGTACTGTTGGTAGATTAAACATTGTAAAAGATAACTATAATCATGTTCCTGTGGATTCTCACGTTACTCTTATGAGAATGAACCAATTCATAGATTCAGATTATATCTATTATTTTTTACGTTCACCTCAAATTCAAAAAAATTTAGGAGATTATTTAACAGGAACTACTAAACAAAAAGAATTAGGGTTAACCAACATATTAAAGATAAATATTCCCCTTCCACCACTTTCAGAGCAAAGTCGAATCGCTGCTAAAATAGCGGAGCTATTCGCTTTGCTTCACAAAGTCGAATCGCTGCTAAAATAG
- a CDS encoding SLAP domain-containing protein, translated as MKINKPILLTSSALLALSLLGAGKTQTVSASQNTITVAAPYYDDYITVYNRKGKALKEPYKVKKNQPIKTYGSISINQRYSLIENLPPIRIINGVSYSSLGKGGYVKTNNVGSVTKDGKLGIRFNSYIYDKNGKRLKTFNGKKAYIPKNTQFQYLGSLYGTRPETFYNIGNGRYVKSNDISKLNGKGILRLNYNSYLYNRKGQRIKGSKLIKNSIINYAGKIKAAQKNATYTFYKGSGNKFYQLDQYKIKGKTYYAVGGGRYINAYNVGQVDSNYVYKTGSTYIVPRNDLSYRNSELQPIDEVARAGKKLKTNLFVVKGQGDNAELYARVKVGKNYRYLWWGDASEYPQDDPTSNFQIRFNLRTHDYENLTKSYFDFKSHTETPVYNINAQQETLPGSKISTSEDASNSQDIYNIDGMWYLWNAKTNKAELFYHLQNRIAFFASKGYEDIGNSFVKADDVNVYGIKLTPQNTPEEAKADSALASTNQKDQLKEYIDEAPSVRESDKYKLSSYFLRANYDGVVSDAEKAMKSDKTTVSEVKELLWQLKQDKADLNGAKVKVKNIKDITFNEANQILQVMNNYYANSFYSSGIAKDSVAIYQHWAHKDGYYPTYRWNSSKVSVFMLRQQGKKNRILDVSDFETEK; from the coding sequence ATGAAAATTAATAAACCTATTTTACTAACTTCGAGTGCTTTATTAGCACTTTCTCTTTTAGGAGCGGGCAAAACTCAAACAGTTTCAGCAAGTCAAAACACAATTACGGTAGCTGCTCCTTATTACGATGATTACATCACAGTCTATAATCGTAAGGGAAAAGCGCTGAAGGAACCATATAAAGTTAAGAAAAATCAACCCATTAAAACTTATGGTAGTATTTCTATTAATCAGCGTTACAGTCTAATTGAAAATCTTCCACCAATTCGAATTATTAATGGAGTGTCTTACTCTTCTCTAGGTAAAGGTGGCTATGTTAAGACTAATAATGTTGGATCGGTTACAAAGGATGGCAAACTTGGCATTAGATTCAACAGCTACATTTATGATAAAAACGGTAAACGTCTGAAGACTTTTAACGGAAAAAAAGCCTACATCCCTAAGAATACCCAATTCCAATACCTTGGTTCACTTTATGGAACTCGGCCAGAAACTTTTTATAATATTGGAAATGGTCGATATGTTAAAAGCAACGATATCAGTAAGTTAAATGGTAAGGGCATTCTTCGTTTAAACTACAATAGTTACTTATATAATCGCAAAGGGCAACGCATTAAGGGTTCAAAACTAATAAAGAACTCAATCATCAACTATGCTGGCAAAATAAAAGCAGCCCAAAAAAATGCCACTTATACTTTCTATAAGGGAAGTGGCAATAAGTTTTATCAACTAGATCAATATAAGATTAAAGGTAAGACTTATTATGCAGTTGGTGGTGGCCGCTATATCAATGCCTACAATGTTGGCCAAGTTGACAGCAACTACGTTTATAAGACAGGATCGACTTATATTGTACCCCGCAATGACCTTTCTTATCGTAATAGTGAGCTCCAACCAATTGACGAAGTTGCTCGCGCCGGTAAAAAACTCAAAACTAACCTCTTTGTAGTTAAGGGTCAAGGCGATAATGCCGAACTTTACGCTAGAGTAAAAGTTGGCAAAAATTACCGCTATCTCTGGTGGGGCGACGCTAGCGAATACCCACAGGATGATCCTACTAGTAACTTTCAGATTCGCTTTAACCTGCGCACGCACGATTATGAAAATCTAACTAAGTCGTACTTTGACTTTAAGAGCCATACGGAAACGCCCGTTTATAATATTAATGCCCAACAAGAAACTTTACCTGGTTCCAAGATTAGCACCAGTGAGGATGCAAGTAATTCACAAGATATATATAATATTGATGGTATGTGGTATTTATGGAATGCAAAAACCAACAAGGCTGAACTCTTCTATCACTTGCAAAACCGAATTGCTTTCTTTGCTTCAAAAGGCTATGAAGACATTGGTAATAGCTTTGTTAAAGCCGATGATGTGAATGTTTACGGCATTAAACTAACTCCACAAAATACCCCAGAAGAAGCTAAAGCTGATTCTGCTCTCGCATCTACTAATCAAAAGGATCAATTGAAAGAATACATCGATGAAGCTCCAAGTGTTCGTGAAAGTGATAAGTACAAGTTATCCTCTTACTTCCTCCGTGCTAACTACGATGGTGTTGTCTCCGATGCAGAAAAAGCTATGAAGTCAGACAAGACTACTGTCTCAGAAGTTAAAGAGCTTCTTTGGCAACTTAAGCAAGACAAGGCAGATTTGAACGGTGCTAAAGTTAAAGTCAAAAATATTAAAGACATCACTTTCAATGAAGCTAATCAAATCTTGCAAGTAATGAATAATTACTACGCTAATAGTTTCTACTCTAGTGGTATTGCAAAGGATAGCGTTGCTATTTACCAACACTGGGCTCATAAAGACGGCTACTACCCTACTTACCGCTGGAACAGCAGCAAAGTTTCTGTCTTCATGCTTAGACAACAAGGCAAAAAGAATCGCATTCTTGATGTGAGTGATTTTGAAACGGAAAAATAA